A window from uncultured Desulfobacter sp. encodes these proteins:
- a CDS encoding NIL domain-containing protein, translating to MYSKIVILDFPPRSAQRPVVCELVKKYDIMFNILKARISSKSEGHMVLEISCSGKAAFDQGMTYLKEQGVRISTPEHKIYKDEEKCTHCGACTAVCPTGALYVKRPEMEVVFDLEKCSLCERCLLTCPIRAMGLFSSELKERA from the coding sequence TTGTATTCAAAAATTGTAATTTTAGATTTTCCGCCAAGATCGGCCCAGCGACCCGTTGTCTGCGAGCTGGTTAAAAAATATGATATTATGTTCAATATTTTAAAGGCACGAATATCCTCAAAAAGTGAAGGCCACATGGTGCTTGAAATTTCCTGCTCCGGAAAAGCGGCATTCGACCAAGGAATGACGTATCTAAAGGAACAGGGGGTTCGTATATCTACCCCTGAACATAAAATTTATAAAGACGAAGAAAAATGCACCCATTGCGGCGCCTGTACCGCAGTTTGTCCCACAGGCGCCCTGTACGTCAAACGCCCTGAAATGGAAGTGGTCTTTGACCTGGAAAAATGCAGTTTGTGTGAACGTTGTCTTCTCACCTGCCCCATCCGGGCCATGGGGTTGTTCAGTTCTGAATTAAAAGAAAGGGCCTGA
- the mnmA gene encoding tRNA 2-thiouridine(34) synthase MnmA, whose protein sequence is MSDSPVVAVALSGGIDSLVAGFLVKQRFKNVFGIHFTTGYEKSLPSVSALASVFGFPVHTIDLSQEFETRVVDYFVSTYMAGQTPNPCLVCNMQIKFKVLFDQAQKRGANLLATGHYARVVNSYTPGRHETGQAWLERGTDLNKDQSYFLSMLSPNILENVVFPLADFTKSRVREFAGQHNLVPIVPNESQDICFLPDKNHGAFIINKTKTSPQPGPVVDSQGTILGAHQGLHTYTVGQRKGINIPGPAPYYVRKIDMNTNTLHVCFKSELSQKRMTVEQMIWNYHKKENINNLTVKIRYGHTAAPACLEWDDDTHGIVTFDTPQNAITPGQAAVFYQDNRVLGAGLISAIQ, encoded by the coding sequence ATGTCTGACTCACCGGTAGTGGCCGTAGCATTGAGCGGCGGAATAGATTCCCTGGTCGCAGGATTTCTTGTTAAACAGCGTTTTAAAAATGTTTTCGGCATTCATTTCACCACAGGCTATGAAAAAAGTTTGCCGTCCGTATCTGCCCTGGCCTCTGTATTTGGGTTCCCCGTGCACACCATTGATCTGTCACAGGAATTTGAGACCCGGGTGGTTGATTATTTTGTGTCAACATACATGGCCGGACAAACGCCGAACCCATGCCTGGTCTGCAATATGCAGATCAAGTTTAAGGTATTGTTTGACCAAGCACAAAAGCGTGGAGCAAATCTGTTGGCAACCGGCCATTATGCTAGGGTGGTCAACAGCTATACCCCCGGCAGGCATGAGACGGGACAGGCATGGCTTGAAAGGGGTACGGACCTGAATAAAGACCAGTCCTATTTTCTATCCATGCTTTCCCCCAACATATTAGAAAATGTGGTGTTTCCCCTGGCCGATTTTACCAAAAGCCGGGTCCGGGAATTTGCCGGACAACACAACCTTGTACCGATTGTACCCAATGAAAGCCAGGATATCTGTTTTTTGCCGGATAAAAATCATGGCGCGTTCATTATCAACAAAACAAAGACCAGCCCACAACCCGGGCCGGTGGTTGACAGCCAGGGAACGATCCTGGGCGCACACCAGGGACTTCACACATATACGGTGGGCCAGCGCAAGGGAATTAATATTCCGGGCCCCGCCCCCTATTATGTAAGAAAAATCGACATGAATACCAATACCCTTCATGTCTGTTTTAAATCCGAACTTTCCCAAAAACGGATGACGGTTGAACAGATGATCTGGAATTATCATAAAAAAGAAAACATAAACAATCTGACCGTTAAAATCCGTTACGGGCACACGGCGGCCCCTGCCTGCCTTGAATGGGATGATGACACCCATGGCATCGTAACCTTTGACACCCCCCAAAATGCCATAACACCCGGCCAAGCCGCAGTATTCTATCAAGACAACCGCGTATTAGGCGCAGGGTTAATTTCAGCAATCCAATGA
- the mtaB gene encoding tRNA (N(6)-L-threonylcarbamoyladenosine(37)-C(2))-methylthiotransferase MtaB, producing MKKKTFYIESLGCKVNQYESDAIAAQLEAHGFSRAEKGSPADVCIINTCAVTSRAGMQSRQETRKLIRENPDATVIVTGCHAQTDQEQFKKISGVDLIVCHQDKSVITTYLGQEQPANDLFDFRKPEYGKAAQFAAFAESDRPVSGKMTRAYLKIQDGCNQFCTYCIIPYARGASVSMPFDEVLAHISSLNRQGFKEVILTGIHTGLYGLDLNPETSLTQLVKTLDENKPVDQIRISSIEPNEITEDLIRLAWSGHILCDHFHIPLQAGDNEVLARMKRPYSVEQFSEVIRKIHGILPHAGIGLDVIMGFPGETQEAFENTYNLVADLPVSYLHVFPFSPRKGTPAYHFTPKVPSDTAKKRAALMRELGEQKRSAFIKSNQGRVLQGLIQNQRDRHTGMLKAITTNYLTVLIENKKATSDTSSLKGKIVNLKYDQCGDDNGLIGRIVP from the coding sequence ATGAAGAAAAAAACATTTTACATCGAAAGCCTTGGCTGTAAAGTCAATCAATATGAATCAGACGCCATTGCAGCCCAGCTTGAAGCCCATGGATTTTCAAGGGCAGAAAAGGGAAGCCCCGCGGATGTCTGCATTATCAACACCTGTGCGGTGACCTCAAGGGCGGGCATGCAGTCCCGCCAGGAAACCAGAAAACTGATCCGCGAAAACCCGGATGCAACCGTAATTGTCACAGGATGCCATGCCCAGACAGATCAGGAACAGTTTAAGAAAATTTCAGGGGTGGATCTTATTGTCTGCCACCAGGATAAATCTGTGATCACCACATATCTTGGACAGGAACAGCCTGCAAACGATCTGTTTGATTTTAGAAAACCTGAATACGGTAAAGCAGCACAGTTTGCGGCATTTGCAGAATCCGACCGGCCCGTATCCGGTAAAATGACCCGGGCCTACCTAAAAATCCAGGATGGGTGCAACCAGTTCTGCACCTACTGCATTATCCCCTATGCCCGGGGTGCATCCGTATCCATGCCCTTTGACGAGGTTCTGGCCCATATTTCAAGCTTAAACAGGCAGGGCTTTAAAGAGGTGATTCTCACAGGCATCCACACGGGACTATACGGCCTTGACTTAAACCCCGAAACATCTTTGACGCAACTTGTCAAAACCCTGGATGAAAACAAACCGGTCGATCAGATCAGGATCTCTTCCATTGAGCCCAATGAAATTACCGAAGATCTTATTCGCCTGGCGTGGTCCGGCCATATTTTGTGCGACCATTTTCACATTCCTCTCCAGGCGGGGGATAATGAGGTGCTGGCCCGGATGAAACGGCCCTATTCAGTTGAGCAGTTTTCTGAAGTTATCCGAAAAATCCATGGGATCCTGCCCCATGCCGGTATCGGCCTTGATGTGATCATGGGCTTTCCAGGTGAAACCCAAGAGGCGTTTGAAAATACATACAATCTTGTGGCGGATCTTCCCGTATCCTACCTTCATGTCTTTCCCTTTTCCCCCAGAAAAGGGACCCCGGCATACCATTTCACCCCCAAGGTACCGTCGGATACGGCAAAAAAAAGGGCGGCTCTGATGCGCGAACTTGGAGAGCAGAAACGATCGGCATTTATCAAATCAAACCAGGGACGGGTTCTTCAAGGACTGATCCAGAATCAAAGGGACCGGCACACCGGTATGCTTAAAGCGATCACCACCAACTACCTGACTGTTCTCATTGAAAATAAAAAGGCGACTTCTGACACCAGCAGCCTTAAAGGGAAAATCGTTAATCTTAAATATGATCAATGCGGAGATGACAACGGCCTTATTGGCCGGATCGTTCCCTGA
- a CDS encoding response regulator codes for MNQILVIDDKPDNLVAINALLNLYIFPCEVITAKSGREGLELAMARKPDTILLDIHMPEMDGFEVLTVLKNNPGTAHIPVVILTAMKTTSRHRVRALEQGAEAFLTKPINEAELAAQVKAMLRIKKAEDLMRKEKLMLRDELRDRVRDLEKVNALLVKEVEEHRQTEKNLMESEVRFQKVFNSQLEAIFIVDNKAPGTVIDCNSAACNTFGYEHGELAGEGLGNLFVGLIQHQAFMDMLEPALKENGFLKDVAFSMKRKDGTVFPSEITVFEMRNQQGEKGDRIVSVRDLTERKQLESILQQAQKMESIGTLAGGIAHDFNNILSPLIGFAEILEMDLPKEGPEQENLAEILKAAFRAKELVKQILTFSRQTNRELIPLKLQPILKEVAKLLKASIPKTILIETKIGRECGLVKADPTEIHQIVMNLATNAYHAMEENGGTLVISLEQTRIGGENPELPPGRYACLSIKDTGIGIDSTIMKRLFDPYFTTKETGKGTGLGLSVVQGIVQKSHGEIRIDSKVGEGTEVQVFLPVVTKYEDDNGGEKTGPLPGGTEHILFVDDEEAIVRFQTRVLERLGYKVTECTDSRNALDIFKANPSSFDLLLSDMTMPHMTGERLVKECLAVRPDLPVIICTGFSEQVSIQKMESIGINGFLMKPVDRVEIAWTIRKCLDKNGFDPISLDPPRQE; via the coding sequence ATGAACCAGATACTGGTCATAGACGACAAACCAGACAATCTTGTGGCGATCAACGCCCTGCTTAACCTCTATATTTTCCCCTGTGAAGTGATTACGGCCAAGTCGGGGCGGGAAGGACTGGAGTTGGCCATGGCCCGGAAGCCGGACACTATCCTGCTGGATATCCACATGCCGGAAATGGACGGCTTTGAGGTGTTGACGGTTTTGAAAAACAACCCCGGCACCGCTCATATCCCCGTGGTCATTCTCACGGCCATGAAGACCACCTCCCGCCACAGGGTCAGGGCTCTGGAGCAGGGAGCGGAGGCATTTTTAACAAAACCGATTAACGAAGCGGAACTGGCCGCCCAGGTCAAGGCCATGCTGCGCATCAAAAAAGCCGAGGATCTGATGCGCAAGGAAAAACTGATGCTCCGGGATGAGCTGCGGGACCGGGTCAGGGATCTGGAAAAGGTTAACGCCCTTCTGGTAAAGGAAGTTGAAGAGCACAGACAGACCGAAAAAAACCTCATGGAAAGCGAGGTGCGCTTCCAAAAGGTTTTCAACAGCCAGTTGGAAGCCATTTTCATCGTGGACAACAAAGCCCCCGGAACGGTCATTGACTGCAATTCTGCGGCCTGCAACACTTTCGGATACGAACACGGGGAGCTGGCCGGTGAAGGTCTGGGCAACCTTTTTGTCGGCTTGATCCAGCACCAGGCCTTCATGGACATGCTTGAGCCGGCACTCAAGGAAAATGGGTTCCTCAAGGATGTGGCCTTTTCCATGAAACGCAAAGACGGTACGGTATTCCCCTCTGAAATTACTGTATTTGAAATGCGCAATCAGCAGGGAGAAAAAGGAGATCGGATCGTCAGTGTCCGGGATCTGACGGAACGTAAGCAACTGGAATCCATTCTCCAGCAAGCCCAAAAGATGGAATCCATCGGAACCCTTGCAGGGGGAATCGCCCACGATTTCAACAACATTCTCTCTCCGCTCATCGGATTTGCAGAGATCCTTGAAATGGACCTTCCCAAAGAGGGGCCAGAGCAGGAAAACCTTGCCGAAATCCTCAAGGCGGCTTTCAGGGCCAAAGAGCTGGTAAAACAGATTCTGACCTTCAGCCGTCAGACCAACCGGGAACTGATACCCCTGAAATTACAGCCCATTTTAAAGGAAGTAGCCAAGCTGCTCAAGGCCTCCATCCCCAAAACCATTCTCATTGAGACCAAAATCGGAAGAGAATGCGGCCTTGTAAAGGCCGATCCCACTGAGATCCACCAGATCGTAATGAATCTAGCTACTAACGCCTACCACGCCATGGAAGAAAACGGGGGAACCCTGGTCATTTCCCTGGAACAGACCCGGATCGGCGGGGAAAACCCCGAGTTGCCCCCGGGACGCTATGCCTGCCTGAGTATCAAAGACACAGGTATCGGCATAGATTCGACCATAATGAAACGGCTGTTCGATCCCTATTTTACCACCAAGGAAACCGGCAAGGGAACAGGCCTTGGACTTTCTGTGGTCCAGGGAATCGTCCAGAAAAGCCATGGGGAGATCCGGATTGACAGCAAAGTGGGCGAAGGAACCGAGGTCCAGGTCTTTTTACCTGTGGTCACCAAATACGAAGATGATAACGGGGGTGAGAAAACAGGCCCCCTGCCCGGCGGAACCGAGCACATCCTTTTTGTGGATGATGAAGAGGCCATTGTCCGTTTCCAGACCCGGGTGCTGGAACGGCTGGGATATAAGGTCACGGAATGCACAGACAGCCGGAATGCACTGGATATTTTCAAAGCAAATCCGTCGTCATTCGATCTGCTGCTCTCCGATATGACCATGCCCCATATGACCGGAGAAAGGCTGGTTAAAGAATGTTTGGCGGTTCGGCCCGATTTGCCGGTGATTATCTGCACCGGTTTCAGCGAACAGGTTTCTATTCAAAAAATGGAGTCCATCGGTATCAATGGATTTTTGATGAAACCCGTAGACCGGGTCGAAATTGCTTGGACCATCCGGAAATGCCTGGATAAAAATGGCTTTGATCCGATTTCATTGGACCCGCCCCGGCAGGAATAA